One Mucilaginibacter ginkgonis genomic region harbors:
- a CDS encoding energy transducer TonB: MLIPKFDLYKTEWLDLVFANRNKNYGAYELRNHYGRVMTKAIGCTVVGVVGAALIINIVTKRSTKDDAPVHTTVVDLTKVLQPPPAKPKPVIEHPPLASQSTARTVVIPTHVTSREDIPTDPPTLTEIEHAAVGAEASKGTSTNVNVPVDIPATGGGVGNATEAAPVDNTVHLLTDVAPEPFGGMAGWSRFLQKNMRYPNTDVEGRVILSFIVERDGSLSDVKVIKGIDNQLDAEALRVLKMAPKWKPGLQGNKPVRVQYTIPINFQLSN; the protein is encoded by the coding sequence ATGCTAATTCCAAAATTTGATCTCTACAAGACCGAGTGGCTTGATCTTGTGTTTGCAAACCGCAACAAAAATTACGGTGCATATGAACTCAGAAACCATTACGGAAGGGTTATGACGAAGGCCATTGGCTGCACTGTAGTGGGGGTTGTTGGCGCAGCACTTATTATCAACATTGTAACTAAACGATCAACAAAAGATGACGCGCCTGTACACACCACGGTTGTAGACCTTACCAAGGTGCTGCAACCGCCGCCGGCAAAACCAAAACCTGTAATAGAACACCCGCCATTAGCTTCGCAGTCAACAGCCAGAACGGTTGTTATTCCTACGCATGTCACCTCGCGCGAAGACATACCAACAGACCCGCCGACGCTTACGGAAATAGAGCATGCCGCAGTAGGGGCAGAGGCCAGTAAAGGTACTTCCACCAATGTAAACGTACCTGTTGATATACCCGCGACCGGCGGAGGGGTGGGTAACGCAACCGAAGCTGCACCGGTGGATAATACAGTGCATTTACTGACAGATGTAGCCCCCGAACCTTTTGGTGGTATGGCCGGCTGGTCCAGATTTTTGCAGAAGAACATGCGCTATCCAAATACCGACGTGGAGGGACGCGTGATATTATCATTTATTGTTGAGCGCGACGGCAGCCTTTCAGATGTTAAAGTGATCAAAGGCATTGACAACCAATTGGATGCCGAAGCTTTGCGTGTTTTAAAGATGGCGCCAAAATGGAAGCCCGGGCTGCAAGGAAACAAGCCGGTGCGTGTGCAGTACACCATACCTATAAATTTTCAACTGAGTAACTAA
- a CDS encoding cystathionine gamma-synthase, which translates to MRFATKAIHAGQEPDPSTGAVMTPIFQTSTYAQKAPGDNQGFEYSRGTNPTRKALEECLAALENAKHGLAFSSGMGATDAVMKLLKPGDEVITGNDLYGGSYRIFTKIYAEYGIKFHFLDLSDPAIIEQYANHNTKLVWIETPTNPTMQVVDIEAIAKHAKAKNLLLVVDNTFASPYLQNPMDLGADVVMHSVTKYIGGHSDVVMGALVMNDDELYKKLWFIYNACGATPGPMDSFLVLRGIKTLHLRMKAHCENGRKVAEFLKTHPHVDKIYWPGFTDHPNHEVAKKQMRDFGGMISITLKGADLAETFRISSGFKVFTLAESLGGVESLINHPATMTHGSIPKDVREAVGVTDNLLRLSVGVEDIEDLLEDLKQALA; encoded by the coding sequence ATGCGATTCGCAACAAAAGCTATACATGCCGGGCAAGAGCCCGATCCATCAACAGGGGCGGTGATGACCCCTATATTTCAGACGTCTACCTATGCGCAAAAAGCGCCGGGCGACAACCAGGGTTTCGAGTATTCGCGTGGCACAAATCCAACCCGCAAGGCCCTGGAAGAATGTCTGGCAGCACTGGAGAATGCCAAGCACGGACTAGCGTTCTCAAGCGGTATGGGTGCGACGGACGCCGTGATGAAATTGCTGAAGCCGGGCGACGAAGTGATCACCGGTAATGATCTTTACGGAGGCTCGTACCGCATTTTTACTAAGATTTATGCTGAATATGGTATCAAGTTTCATTTTCTTGATCTGTCAGACCCTGCTATAATCGAGCAGTACGCCAACCACAATACAAAGTTGGTTTGGATAGAGACACCTACTAACCCAACCATGCAAGTGGTTGACATTGAAGCTATCGCGAAACATGCCAAAGCTAAAAACTTACTGCTGGTGGTTGATAACACATTCGCTTCGCCTTACCTGCAAAACCCAATGGATCTGGGTGCCGACGTGGTAATGCATTCGGTTACTAAGTACATCGGTGGCCACTCAGACGTCGTAATGGGTGCCTTGGTAATGAACGACGACGAATTGTATAAAAAACTGTGGTTCATTTACAATGCCTGCGGCGCTACTCCCGGGCCGATGGATAGCTTCCTGGTACTGCGCGGCATCAAGACACTTCATCTGCGCATGAAAGCGCATTGCGAAAATGGACGCAAGGTCGCAGAATTCTTGAAGACCCACCCGCACGTGGATAAGATCTACTGGCCGGGCTTTACCGATCACCCAAACCACGAAGTTGCCAAAAAGCAAATGCGCGATTTTGGCGGTATGATTTCTATCACCCTGAAAGGTGCCGATCTTGCAGAAACTTTCCGCATATCATCAGGCTTTAAAGTTTTTACCCTTGCAGAATCGCTGGGTGGGGTAGAATCGCTGATCAATCACCCGGCAACGATGACACACGGCTCTATACCAAAAGATGTGCGCGAGGCGGTTGGTGTTACTGATAATTTACTGCGCCTGAGCGTGGGGGTAGAAGATATCGAAGATTTGTTAGAAGATTTGAAACAGGCATTAGCGTAA
- a CDS encoding SMI1/KNR4 family protein, giving the protein MKTWIKEAVLKWESSETKLNPPASLAQLAEVERKLQFTFPEDFRQLYLTANGFEGLDWQEHMFSFWSLGRIIDELEDIQNKDIIGFCDFLLNSHIIAFSRTRLGIFKHYEFKGTEVTDYLTDTFENAVKMINAGSDEIY; this is encoded by the coding sequence ATGAAAACATGGATCAAAGAGGCCGTTTTAAAATGGGAATCATCTGAGACAAAATTGAACCCGCCTGCATCTTTAGCGCAATTAGCAGAAGTCGAAAGAAAACTTCAATTCACTTTTCCGGAAGATTTTCGGCAATTGTATCTCACAGCTAACGGTTTTGAGGGATTGGATTGGCAGGAACATATGTTTTCTTTTTGGTCCTTAGGGAGGATTATTGATGAATTGGAGGATATTCAGAATAAAGATATTATCGGATTCTGTGATTTTCTTTTAAATTCCCACATAATAGCATTTTCAAGAACGAGACTTGGGATCTTTAAGCATTATGAATTTAAAGGAACAGAGGTCACAGACTACTTAACTGACACTTTTGAGAATGCGGTAAAGATGATAAACGCCGGCTCAGATGAAATTTACTAA
- a CDS encoding uridine kinase family protein, whose product MNKPYIIGVAGGSGSGKTFFLKCFLAHFKPEEVCLVSQDDYYFPVAHGMTPEEIALYNFDLPSTIDNEHFLKDIQKLFNYETVYKQEYTFNNLNAVPKMLEIKPAPIIIVEGLFILHFKEIANLLNMRIFIDTEEQVALQRRLKRDLEERGYSHEDVMYRWHNHVQPAYKEFLLPYKSGCDKVITNNSHVADDIIAITDDISQQLRESVLQNSSR is encoded by the coding sequence ATGAATAAGCCTTATATTATAGGTGTGGCCGGCGGAAGCGGTTCCGGTAAAACTTTCTTTCTTAAATGCTTTCTGGCCCATTTTAAGCCCGAAGAGGTTTGTTTAGTATCGCAGGACGACTACTATTTCCCGGTTGCCCATGGCATGACACCTGAAGAGATAGCGCTATACAATTTCGATCTACCCTCCACCATCGATAACGAGCACTTTTTGAAAGACATTCAAAAGCTGTTCAACTACGAAACGGTCTATAAGCAGGAATATACTTTTAACAACCTTAACGCTGTGCCAAAAATGTTAGAGATAAAGCCGGCTCCGATTATTATCGTGGAAGGCTTGTTCATTCTGCATTTTAAAGAGATTGCCAACCTGCTGAATATGCGCATCTTCATAGACACCGAAGAACAGGTTGCATTACAGCGCCGTTTAAAACGAGACCTAGAAGAACGTGGCTACTCGCATGAGGATGTAATGTACAGATGGCATAACCACGTGCAGCCCGCCTACAAAGAATTTCTTTTACCTTACAAATCAGGCTGCGATAAAGTGATCACTAACAATTCGCACGTTGCTGATGATATTATTGCTATTACAGACGACATCTCTCAGCAACTAAGAGAAAGCGTATTGCAAAACTCTTCACGTTAA
- a CDS encoding LysM peptidoglycan-binding domain-containing protein gives MRSNFLLLSVLVLPLLSKATTPVDSIGVENQNGKKVILHKVDAKDTYYSIARRYNIKPQLVIKFNSSAALHIGDVVKVPTELSFVQTATGQPAATQAVADGAVIQYKVAQHEYLFGIAKRFNTTVEDIKKLNNLTKDALQPGQILNIHQGGSTTVIAQQQQPTQTTVVTNKPVVVAQSVPVTPAATQPVNTGQPGTAIQYKVTKREYLYSVAKRFNTTVEKIKEDNQLTSNALRPGQVLVITSGAAQQVATVETVKTDTIPPAKRDTTRTNSIADSLAEHKAPSRYGLFEKNEHGIATWMDDASFDANKKLVLHRTAPIGTVIKITNPMTSRTTFAKVVGRFTDNESTKDVIIVMTKNVAESLGALDKRFRVNISYGVSNE, from the coding sequence ATGAGGTCAAATTTCTTGCTGCTATCTGTTCTTGTATTACCCCTGTTATCTAAAGCAACTACGCCGGTCGACTCGATTGGGGTCGAAAATCAAAACGGAAAAAAAGTCATTCTTCATAAGGTCGATGCAAAGGATACCTATTATTCAATTGCGCGTCGTTATAATATTAAGCCACAGCTGGTTATAAAATTCAACAGCAGCGCTGCCTTACACATCGGCGATGTTGTTAAAGTACCTACAGAACTTTCTTTTGTACAGACCGCAACCGGCCAGCCGGCCGCTACGCAGGCAGTTGCTGATGGCGCTGTTATACAATATAAAGTGGCCCAGCATGAATATCTTTTTGGTATAGCTAAACGCTTTAACACAACTGTTGAGGATATTAAAAAGCTTAACAACCTTACAAAAGACGCGCTGCAGCCCGGCCAGATACTCAATATTCATCAAGGCGGATCTACAACTGTAATCGCGCAACAACAACAGCCGACTCAGACAACTGTCGTTACCAACAAGCCTGTTGTAGTAGCGCAGTCGGTTCCTGTTACTCCCGCTGCAACCCAGCCTGTAAACACAGGTCAGCCGGGCACAGCAATTCAGTATAAAGTAACAAAACGCGAGTATTTGTATAGCGTTGCAAAACGCTTTAATACAACTGTAGAAAAAATTAAAGAGGATAATCAACTAACCAGCAACGCGCTAAGGCCCGGCCAGGTATTGGTCATCACTTCGGGTGCTGCGCAGCAAGTTGCCACAGTAGAAACTGTAAAAACGGATACCATTCCGCCTGCCAAACGTGACACAACGCGTACCAACAGTATCGCCGACAGTTTAGCCGAACATAAAGCCCCCTCTCGTTACGGATTATTTGAGAAAAATGAACATGGGATCGCTACGTGGATGGACGACGCATCTTTCGACGCAAACAAAAAATTGGTATTGCACCGCACCGCCCCCATCGGCACTGTTATAAAGATCACCAACCCAATGACCAGTCGCACCACCTTTGCGAAGGTTGTTGGCCGTTTTACTGATAATGAATCAACAAAAGATGTTATTATTGTGATGACAAAAAATGTTGCAGAATCGCTTGGTGCGCTTGATAAGCGTTTCAGGGTAAATATCAGTTACGGGGTATCAAATGAATAA
- the proS gene encoding proline--tRNA ligase, which produces MSKGIVSKDEDYSQWFNDLVIKADLAEYSPVRGCMIIKPYGYSIWEKIQAVLDKMFKDTGHSNAYFPLFIPKSFFSKEASHVEGFAKECAVVTHYRLKNDGEGNIIVDDEAKLEEELIVRPTSETIIWHTYKGWIQSYRDLPILVNQWANVVRWEMRTRLFLRTSEFLWQEGHTAHATSEEAVAEAEQMLEVYADFVENWLAVPVVKGRKTPNERFAGALDTYCIEALMQDGKALQAGTSHFLGQNFAKAFDVKFSDKENKLDYVWATSWGVSTRLMGALIMAHSDDAGLVLPPMLAPIQVVVVPIYKHDDELENITNYVKGLTAELKAKGISIKFDNRDTQRPGFKFAEYELKGVPLRVAIGSRDMQNGTVELARRDTRTKETVEQAGLADRIEGLLEEIQQNIFKKALDFREENTTEVNDWEEFKRLLDEKPGFLAAHWDGTPETEQRIKEETKATIRCIPLNNKQEEGKCILTGKPSKERVLFARAY; this is translated from the coding sequence ATGAGCAAAGGTATCGTCAGTAAAGACGAAGATTATTCACAATGGTTTAATGATCTGGTAATAAAAGCAGACCTTGCCGAGTACTCGCCGGTGAGGGGCTGTATGATCATCAAGCCATATGGTTACTCCATCTGGGAAAAAATACAGGCCGTGCTCGACAAGATGTTCAAAGACACCGGCCATAGCAATGCGTATTTTCCGCTTTTTATACCAAAATCTTTCTTCTCAAAAGAGGCAAGCCACGTTGAGGGATTTGCCAAAGAATGCGCTGTGGTGACGCATTATCGGTTAAAGAACGATGGTGAAGGGAATATTATTGTAGACGATGAAGCGAAATTGGAAGAAGAACTCATCGTTCGGCCAACATCTGAGACCATCATATGGCATACCTACAAAGGTTGGATACAATCTTACCGCGATTTGCCTATTCTGGTTAACCAATGGGCTAACGTTGTACGTTGGGAGATGCGGACCAGGTTGTTTCTTCGTACCAGTGAATTTTTATGGCAGGAGGGGCACACCGCGCACGCTACATCTGAAGAAGCTGTAGCAGAAGCAGAACAAATGCTGGAGGTTTATGCAGATTTTGTAGAGAACTGGCTGGCCGTACCCGTGGTAAAAGGCCGCAAAACGCCGAACGAACGCTTCGCTGGCGCACTGGATACCTATTGTATTGAAGCCCTGATGCAAGACGGAAAAGCTTTGCAGGCCGGCACCTCGCATTTTCTGGGTCAAAACTTCGCGAAGGCATTCGATGTAAAGTTTTCTGATAAGGAAAATAAGCTTGATTATGTTTGGGCTACCTCTTGGGGTGTATCTACCCGTTTGATGGGCGCGTTGATCATGGCACACTCTGATGATGCGGGACTGGTATTGCCGCCAATGCTTGCGCCTATACAGGTGGTTGTTGTGCCGATTTACAAGCACGACGACGAACTGGAAAACATCACCAACTACGTAAAAGGTTTAACCGCTGAACTTAAGGCTAAAGGCATCTCTATAAAATTCGATAACCGCGATACGCAGCGCCCCGGCTTTAAATTCGCCGAGTATGAACTTAAAGGCGTGCCCTTACGAGTTGCCATTGGCAGCCGCGATATGCAAAACGGAACAGTTGAACTGGCCCGTCGTGATACGCGCACTAAAGAAACTGTTGAGCAAGCCGGATTGGCAGACCGCATTGAAGGTTTGCTTGAAGAGATACAACAAAATATTTTTAAGAAGGCATTAGACTTCCGTGAAGAAAATACAACTGAGGTAAACGATTGGGAAGAATTTAAACGTCTGCTCGACGAAAAGCCGGGCTTCCTTGCAGCGCATTGGGACGGCACGCCTGAAACAGAACAACGTATAAAAGAAGAAACCAAAGCCACTATCCGTTGTATTCCTTTAAACAATAAACAGGAAGAAGGCAAATGCATCCTTACAGGCAAACCGTCTAAAGAACGGGTACTGTTTGCAAGGGCGTATTGA
- a CDS encoding SGNH/GDSL hydrolase family protein — protein sequence MKAKVIPALVLAFGIALWANAQSKFIAANAKELTYQGRITYKGDHSVLSWTGNSVQISFKGTGIGAVLKDEGGLNYLKVILDGKPLPDIHPDSTKHGYQLASQLSDDNHTLQLFKRTEFVHGDTWLYGFELPANAVVNKAPKAPKRAIEFYGNSITCGYGTLDTSGKDRGTPEFEDGYLSYAALTSRYFNARYSCIARSGIGIMVSWFPQIMPELYDRQDPSDSLSKWDFSKYKPQVVVVNLMQNDSWITKLPDNAQYKARFTDVYPDPAYIINAYTTFIRNIRSKYPKATIVCMLGNMDISKPGSDWRGYVAIAVKQLHDKKILSFIVNYKNTPGHPKVAEQADMAKQLEAFIEQHTGWEAEN from the coding sequence ATGAAAGCTAAAGTTATTCCTGCCCTTGTCCTGGCTTTTGGTATCGCATTGTGGGCAAACGCTCAAAGTAAATTTATTGCCGCTAACGCTAAGGAATTGACCTACCAGGGTAGGATTACTTATAAAGGTGATCATAGCGTATTATCATGGACCGGAAATTCGGTGCAGATTAGTTTTAAAGGAACCGGCATTGGCGCCGTGTTGAAAGACGAGGGTGGCCTTAATTATCTTAAAGTAATACTTGATGGTAAGCCTTTGCCCGACATCCATCCCGACAGCACGAAACATGGCTACCAACTTGCAAGCCAACTTTCAGATGATAACCATACGCTGCAATTATTTAAGCGTACAGAGTTTGTGCACGGCGACACCTGGCTCTATGGATTTGAGTTACCCGCGAACGCTGTTGTAAATAAAGCACCCAAGGCGCCTAAGCGGGCGATAGAATTTTACGGTAATTCCATCACTTGCGGATACGGCACTTTGGATACCAGCGGAAAGGATAGGGGCACGCCCGAGTTTGAAGACGGGTACTTGTCTTACGCTGCTCTTACATCAAGGTATTTTAATGCGCGGTATAGCTGTATTGCCCGAAGCGGCATTGGAATAATGGTAAGTTGGTTTCCGCAGATCATGCCCGAACTATATGATCGCCAAGATCCGTCGGATTCACTTTCCAAATGGGATTTTAGCAAATACAAGCCCCAGGTAGTTGTCGTCAATTTAATGCAAAACGATTCCTGGATTACAAAGCTGCCGGATAACGCGCAATATAAAGCTCGCTTTACCGATGTTTATCCCGATCCGGCTTATATTATTAATGCTTATACAACATTCATCCGAAACATCCGCTCAAAATATCCTAAGGCCACCATTGTCTGTATGTTGGGTAATATGGATATCAGCAAACCGGGATCAGACTGGCGGGGTTATGTAGCCATCGCAGTTAAGCAGCTCCACGATAAAAAAATACTCAGCTTCATTGTCAACTACAAAAATACACCCGGCCATCCAAAGGTTGCAGAACAAGCCGATATGGCAAAACAGTTAGAAGCATTCATTGAGCAACATACCGGTTGGGAAGCGGAAAATTAA
- a CDS encoding DUF4905 domain-containing protein — translation MQLSPYINIELTHPVWRMQIDEQEDILCLETRDVANKAAAFTTIDVRHGRILFKNKTLPNGWLCGLEVAAFGVMLVHGYQSENLPVRKGLMAIDAKTGDLLWENHNLNFESVATTDFRVYDLRIQPKRISVIDAKAGTALSNAPVIDEQASSILFPESVVDDTVHKLGIPDISMPHTALLLSHNGYIIVSLHALSAGVVNQFLYVIDSNRNVVFKDIIATDIQKLQPEAFIVFKQKLIWLQNRSVVKVLHL, via the coding sequence ATGCAATTAAGCCCATACATCAACATTGAACTCACACACCCTGTATGGCGGATGCAGATCGATGAACAGGAAGATATTCTTTGTCTTGAAACGCGCGACGTTGCCAATAAAGCGGCTGCCTTCACAACTATAGATGTACGTCACGGGAGGATTCTCTTCAAAAACAAAACATTACCGAATGGCTGGCTATGCGGATTGGAAGTGGCGGCTTTCGGTGTGATGTTGGTGCACGGTTACCAGTCAGAAAATTTGCCGGTACGGAAAGGCTTGATGGCCATCGATGCTAAAACCGGTGACTTGCTGTGGGAAAACCATAACCTGAATTTCGAAAGCGTTGCAACCACTGACTTTAGGGTTTACGACCTGCGCATCCAGCCCAAGCGGATCTCTGTAATTGATGCAAAAGCAGGCACTGCCTTAAGCAATGCGCCAGTGATTGATGAGCAGGCATCTAGCATTCTTTTTCCTGAATCTGTAGTTGATGACACCGTCCACAAGCTTGGTATTCCGGATATCAGCATGCCACATACGGCGCTTTTGCTTAGCCATAATGGATACATAATTGTATCTTTGCACGCGCTTTCGGCGGGGGTTGTCAATCAATTTTTATATGTGATAGATAGCAATCGAAATGTGGTTTTTAAGGATATTATCGCAACAGATATACAAAAACTGCAACCCGAAGCGTTTATAGTGTTTAAGCAAAAACTGATCTGGTTACAGAACAGGTCGGTGGTTAAAGTTTTACATCTGTAA
- a CDS encoding OmpP1/FadL family transporter has product MKIKYLIPVIAGLAITQHSYAQYAQDALRFSTGQPGGSARIKALGNAGTAIGGDLSSIGNNPAGLGAFTHSEFSLTPELNSSKVSANYFGSNNAASKDQLNLSNASLVLYQRLNTAKGADKSQGWLSLNFGVGYNRTNNFYQNTFYSGRNPNTSIANYYAEQGNANGIATGSLQRGAYDQLLIDNYGTTAAPVYRSNVVGGGPVQTKNAYETGGQSEIDLSMGANYSNKLYLGFGIDITDLRYNSTRFLNEQGLVSVIESGAPVNRAYNSTYEQDQATRGTGFNARFGLIYKPVDAVRIGASFTTPTWYNIDDAYAESLNSTVANHSVPQYGPASYPFNYNLRTPLKVAGGIAVFVGKLGFITGDVEYQDYSSIHLSASGNSGVGDNYFNADNNDVKNLYRSVVNAHVGAEIKADQFYLRGGYGVQGNPLRQYGGEANTVSGGIGYRFGGAYIDATYSHVSSTSTVFPYELTTATNYGAGLKNTFNNVFLTLGFAL; this is encoded by the coding sequence ATGAAAATAAAATACCTTATACCCGTAATAGCCGGACTGGCTATCACACAACATAGTTATGCGCAATACGCGCAGGATGCTTTACGCTTTTCTACCGGTCAGCCCGGTGGTTCTGCGCGTATCAAAGCTTTAGGAAACGCAGGTACAGCCATCGGGGGCGATTTAAGTTCCATTGGTAATAATCCTGCAGGCTTGGGTGCTTTTACCCACTCAGAATTTAGCTTAACGCCTGAGCTGAACAGCTCTAAGGTGAGCGCCAATTATTTCGGCAGTAACAACGCCGCATCCAAAGATCAATTGAATTTGAGCAATGCATCATTAGTGCTTTACCAACGATTGAACACTGCTAAAGGTGCCGACAAATCGCAAGGTTGGTTAAGCCTAAACTTTGGTGTTGGTTATAACCGCACCAACAATTTTTATCAGAATACTTTTTACTCGGGCCGCAACCCTAATACATCTATTGCAAACTACTATGCCGAGCAAGGAAACGCTAATGGTATAGCAACCGGCTCTTTACAACGCGGCGCTTATGATCAATTGCTAATTGATAATTATGGCACCACTGCTGCGCCTGTTTACAGGAGCAACGTCGTTGGCGGCGGTCCGGTACAAACGAAGAATGCTTATGAAACGGGAGGCCAGTCTGAAATTGACCTCTCTATGGGTGCCAACTACAGCAACAAGTTGTATTTGGGCTTTGGTATCGATATAACTGATCTTCGTTATAACTCTACCCGTTTTCTTAATGAGCAAGGACTTGTTTCTGTTATAGAAAGTGGCGCGCCGGTTAATCGCGCGTACAATTCCACTTATGAACAAGACCAGGCAACACGAGGCACGGGTTTCAATGCACGCTTTGGTTTAATTTACAAACCTGTTGATGCGGTACGTATCGGCGCTTCTTTTACAACGCCAACCTGGTACAATATTGATGATGCTTACGCCGAAAGTTTAAATTCTACTGTAGCTAACCACAGTGTGCCGCAATACGGCCCTGCAAGCTATCCATTCAACTACAACTTACGTACCCCGCTTAAGGTAGCCGGCGGTATAGCCGTGTTTGTTGGTAAGTTAGGTTTCATTACCGGTGATGTCGAATATCAGGATTACTCTTCTATCCACTTGTCGGCGTCAGGAAACAGTGGAGTGGGTGATAACTATTTTAATGCTGATAATAACGACGTGAAGAATTTATACCGCTCTGTAGTTAATGCGCATGTTGGAGCCGAAATTAAAGCAGATCAGTTTTACTTGCGTGGCGGTTATGGCGTACAAGGCAACCCGCTTAGACAATATGGTGGTGAAGCAAATACCGTAAGCGGTGGCATAGGTTACCGTTTTGGCGGCGCTTACATCGACGCTACCTATAGCCATGTTTCGAGCACATCTACTGTATTCCCATACGAATTAACAACTGCTACAAATTACGGAGCCGGCCTTAAAAACACGTTTAACAATGTGTTTCTGACCCTAGGCTTCGCTTTGTAA
- a CDS encoding Dps family protein gives MNANEISLDEGQVKPVVDHLNDLLANYHIHYQKLRGCHWNVKGKSFFTLHVKFEELYNQALLTIDELAERILTLGKPPISTFEDYIKTAKIKEENTIGMEDVIMVKALINDMATLIELERDILDITANAGDDGTNDMVNRFMQFKEKNTWMLRSFINED, from the coding sequence ATGAACGCAAACGAGATAAGCTTAGACGAAGGACAGGTGAAGCCTGTTGTAGACCATCTGAATGACCTATTGGCCAACTATCATATACACTACCAAAAACTTAGAGGCTGCCACTGGAATGTTAAAGGCAAAAGTTTTTTTACGCTGCATGTAAAGTTCGAAGAGCTTTACAATCAAGCATTACTGACTATTGATGAACTTGCCGAGCGCATCCTTACCTTAGGTAAACCGCCTATCAGCACTTTTGAAGATTATATCAAGACAGCCAAAATCAAAGAAGAGAACACCATTGGCATGGAAGACGTGATAATGGTTAAGGCGTTGATTAACGACATGGCTACCTTAATTGAGTTGGAACGTGATATACTTGACATTACCGCTAACGCCGGTGATGATGGTACCAATGATATGGTTAACCGTTTTATGCAATTCAAAGAGAAAAATACCTGGATGCTGCGCTCATTTATTAACGAAGATTAA